Below is a genomic region from Persicimonas caeni.
GCTCCACGGACAAGAGCCCTTCGACCCCAAACGGCCGCCCGTCTACATATCGAGCGACAACTCGCCGCCGCGGTCGACCGCGCGCTTGTAGGCCGGACGATTTCGCACCCGGTCGAGGTATGCGACGACGCGCGGATACTTCTTGCGCCACTTGTCGCTGGTGGTCAGCCCCTCGAGCGGGAAGCTCATCTGGATGTCGGCGGCGGTGAACGCGTCGCCGGCAAAGTAATCGTACGCTGAGAGCTCCTCCTCCCAATACCCCGCGTGCTGCTCGACGCGCGGGTGGATGAACTCGCCGCGCACGCCCTTGGAGATGAGCTTGACGAGCGGGCGCACCGGCCACGGCGACTCACGCGGCAACATCCCGAAGACCAGGTCGAGCAAAAGCGGCGTCATCGCCGAGCCCTCGGCGTAGTGCATCCAATAGCGGTAGCGCAGGTACGCGTCGGTGCCCTCCTCCGGGCGAAGCTTCCCGTCGCCGTGGACGTCGAGGATATACTCGATGATCG
It encodes:
- a CDS encoding glutathione S-transferase family protein, coding for MITVHHLENSRSHRILWLLEELEVDYAIEEYKRDPKTKLAPDSLRKVHPLGKSPVISDEERTVAESGAIIEYILDVHGDGKLRPEEGTDAYLRYRYWMHYAEGSAMTPLLLDLVFGMLPRESPWPVRPLVKLISKGVRGEFIHPRVEQHAGYWEEELSAYDYFAGDAFTAADIQMSFPLEGLTTSDKWRKKYPRVVAYLDRVRNRPAYKRAVDRGGELSLDM